In Flavobacterium cerinum, one genomic interval encodes:
- a CDS encoding DUF6607 family protein produces the protein MKNLKQKVTVALLFAAFLGHAQGNKKKQDIDAIKSMCGCYEVEFNFAETFKTTKDENYKPSPTKYDKGLEWVELVEDKPNKIVMQHLLIVGDTMIVKHWRQDWEFENTRLYDFFKDTTWKYKTLSKADVKGQWTQRVFQVDDSPRYEGTATWVHVDGTSYWRNYTDAPLPRREHTIRNDYNVLNRRNEHEITKFGWIHNQDNKKIQRDNSGKDVVLAQEKGIDIYTKVADSKCATAHKYWKENKAMWKNVRDKWQTIFDRNKDLNLEEKVNRKSLFGYLFDLKGDTPKAETDKIIDSFVKN, from the coding sequence ATGAAAAATCTAAAACAAAAAGTAACTGTTGCTTTATTGTTCGCAGCCTTTTTAGGACATGCTCAGGGCAATAAGAAAAAACAAGACATCGACGCGATCAAATCAATGTGCGGATGTTATGAAGTAGAGTTTAATTTCGCGGAAACTTTCAAAACAACAAAAGACGAAAATTACAAACCATCTCCTACGAAATACGACAAAGGATTAGAGTGGGTTGAGTTAGTAGAAGACAAGCCAAACAAAATCGTAATGCAGCATTTACTAATTGTAGGAGACACTATGATTGTAAAACACTGGAGACAAGATTGGGAATTCGAAAACACAAGATTATACGATTTCTTCAAAGATACTACGTGGAAATACAAAACACTTTCTAAAGCTGATGTGAAAGGTCAGTGGACACAACGTGTATTCCAAGTAGATGATAGTCCGCGTTACGAAGGAACTGCTACCTGGGTTCACGTAGACGGAACTTCATACTGGAGAAACTATACTGATGCTCCGCTTCCAAGAAGAGAGCACACTATCCGTAACGATTACAATGTTTTAAACAGAAGAAACGAACATGAAATCACTAAATTCGGATGGATTCACAATCAGGACAACAAAAAGATCCAACGTGACAACAGCGGTAAAGACGTAGTATTAGCACAAGAAAAAGGAATTGACATCTACACTAAAGTAGCCGATTCTAAATGTGCTACAGCTCACAAATACTGGAAAGAAAACAAAGCAATGTGGAAAAACGTTCGTGATAAATGGCAAACTATTTTCGACAGAAATAAAGATTTAAACTTAGAAGAAAAAGTAAACCGTAAATCTTTATTCGGTTATTTATTCGACTTAAAAGGAGATACTCCGAAAGCTGAAACAGACAAAATCATCGACAGCTTCGTGAAAAACTAA